In one window of Ignavibacteriales bacterium DNA:
- a CDS encoding PAS domain S-box protein, protein MLETIRILYFDTNTDDVESVRSSLKNVDPGYQLRQVKKVKDFESELTNGNYDIVISDLQLNSNVGFEILDLVKSLSPNLPVLIFTHVLDDQTAIKAIKRGAVDYLIKSPDNIQNISISIKIALEKNKSQIAQEILTQTLRESEIRFRDIFDKATDGMLLADISSKKFILCNPNLCRMLRYSNEEILKLKVADIHPPESLEHVVSEFDRQARGEITSVLNIPVIRKDGSIFYADINSYPFYWEGNKCLMGVFRDITERKIAEENLIENEKKFRALTDTSVAAIVIYQDEKFVYVNPASEIITGYNICELMEMNFWDLVHTDQRDILRERGRARLQGKPVPSRYELKIVKKNGEIRWLDFNAGTIQYMGKTAAIGIGFDITKQKEAEEALKRSENKYRMLHESMIDAFVSVGMDGIIIEFNNAYITMLGYTADEILNLSYTDITPEKWHAYEAKIVAEQILPKGFSDVYEKEYRRKDGTIFPVELRTSLIRDENGKPKSMWAIVRDITERKCAEEKLNESYEQMRQLSARLQSIREKESTRIAREIHDELGQTLTGIKMDISFLEERLSVTLNLQKNPELVEKINSISDQTDSAVQTVRKITTELRPAILDSMGLSAAIEWQTEDFEHRTGITCRYFSPAEEFEINREVSTALFRIMQEALTNVIRHAKASHVEVKLKRNKDKIFFEVSDNGRGFNKSELDHLNSFGILGMKERTSLIGGSFEILSEPNRGTTIRVIIPLHSSTSAEHPHD, encoded by the coding sequence ATGTTAGAGACGATTCGAATATTATATTTTGATACCAATACTGACGATGTAGAATCGGTACGTTCCTCGTTGAAAAATGTTGATCCCGGGTATCAGTTGAGGCAGGTAAAAAAAGTAAAAGATTTTGAATCTGAACTCACGAATGGCAACTATGATATAGTGATAAGTGATCTACAGCTTAATAGTAATGTAGGTTTTGAAATTCTCGATCTTGTGAAATCGCTTTCACCAAATTTACCGGTGCTGATTTTTACACATGTTTTAGACGATCAGACCGCAATTAAAGCGATAAAACGGGGTGCTGTAGATTATCTGATAAAATCACCGGACAACATCCAAAACATTTCGATATCAATAAAAATTGCCCTTGAGAAAAATAAATCACAGATTGCTCAGGAGATACTAACTCAAACTTTACGTGAGTCAGAAATCCGGTTTCGAGACATCTTCGATAAAGCAACCGACGGTATGCTGCTTGCCGATATTTCATCGAAAAAATTCATATTGTGTAATCCGAATCTTTGTCGGATGCTGAGATATTCAAATGAAGAGATTTTAAAACTGAAGGTTGCAGACATACATCCTCCGGAATCGCTGGAACATGTAGTTTCAGAATTTGACCGCCAGGCCAGAGGTGAAATCACCAGCGTTCTCAACATACCCGTTATCAGAAAAGACGGTTCGATATTTTATGCAGATATCAACTCTTATCCGTTTTATTGGGAAGGGAATAAATGCCTCATGGGTGTCTTCAGGGATATCACCGAGCGAAAAATTGCTGAAGAGAACCTCATCGAGAATGAGAAAAAATTCCGGGCGCTTACCGATACAAGCGTGGCTGCTATTGTTATCTATCAAGACGAAAAATTTGTTTATGTCAATCCGGCATCCGAAATCATTACGGGATATAACATATGCGAATTGATGGAAATGAATTTCTGGGACCTTGTCCACACCGATCAACGTGATATCCTTCGCGAGCGTGGAAGAGCCCGCCTGCAAGGCAAACCGGTACCATCACGCTATGAATTAAAGATCGTTAAAAAAAATGGAGAAATACGCTGGCTCGATTTCAACGCAGGAACAATTCAATACATGGGAAAAACCGCGGCTATCGGCATTGGTTTCGATATCACAAAACAGAAAGAAGCTGAAGAAGCTCTCAAACGATCGGAGAACAAATACCGGATGCTTCATGAGAGCATGATAGACGCATTCGTTTCTGTTGGAATGGATGGCATAATTATTGAATTCAACAACGCTTATATAACGATGTTGGGGTATACTGCAGATGAGATACTCAATCTCTCCTATACTGATATCACCCCCGAAAAATGGCATGCGTACGAAGCAAAAATTGTTGCCGAACAGATTTTACCGAAGGGATTTTCTGATGTTTATGAAAAAGAGTATAGAAGAAAAGATGGAACTATTTTCCCGGTAGAGTTACGAACATCTCTTATACGGGATGAAAACGGAAAACCAAAATCAATGTGGGCAATAGTACGTGATATCACCGAACGAAAATGTGCCGAAGAAAAACTGAACGAATCCTATGAACAGATGAGACAATTATCGGCCCGTTTGCAATCAATTCGTGAAAAAGAAAGCACACGGATAGCCCGTGAAATTCATGATGAACTAGGACAAACGTTAACCGGTATAAAAATGGATATATCATTTCTCGAAGAAAGATTATCTGTGACATTGAACCTTCAAAAAAATCCTGAATTAGTTGAAAAAATAAATTCAATTTCCGATCAAACAGACTCAGCAGTTCAAACTGTCAGAAAAATAACAACTGAATTGCGTCCGGCAATTCTTGACAGCATGGGTTTATCTGCCGCCATAGAATGGCAAACAGAGGATTTTGAACATCGAACAGGAATTACATGCCGCTATTTCTCCCCTGCTGAAGAGTTTGAAATAAACCGAGAAGTCTCAACGGCATTATTCAGAATAATGCAAGAAGCATTGACAAACGTGATTCGCCACGCCAAGGCATCGCACGTTGAAGTCAAACTCAAAAGAAATAAAGATAAAATATTTTTTGAGGTCTCTGATAACGGCAGAGGTTTTAATAAAAGCGAACTTGATCATTTAAATTCATTTGGCATTCTGGGAATGAAAGAAAGAACATCGCTGATAGGCGGTTCATTCGAGATTTTGAGCGAACCTAATCGTGGCACAACAATACGGGTGATAATACCCTTACATTCGTCAACCTCCGCTGAGCATCCTCATGATTAA
- a CDS encoding DNA primase — protein sequence MRIPPEIIDEIRKSIDIVDLIGSLIPLKKRGKNFVGSCPFHQEKTPSFNVSPERQMYHCFGCGVGGNAISFVMEYEKVSFPEAVRSLADRLGITIPTTSADDDGKVSEQEELYQVCKTVGLFYYQSMKETSDGKIALEYFRRRGFTDETMRAFGLGYSPNSWDALIKFGLEKKIGTDMLERAGLARRRDDGSYHDYFRGRAMFPIFSTTGRVLGFGARKLREDDPLGKYINSPETLIYNKSKVLYGLFHAKEEIREKDSVILVEGYADLLSVFQAGFRNVVASSGTALTVEQIQLISRYTKKISIMYDADSAGSKAALRGVDLILENDLDVMVVPLPEGEDPDSFIVKNGAKAFQKLLDNSISFIDFIAQTFEKNGMLSTPEGQAQTVRTIIKTIAKMKDELKRNFYIRSVSEKYKLYEATLYRELEKQTGEMNKFAAFSSKRDERESGENMPERPVADSETVSPVERDLLHSLLEGDSNLISFIAQSVAPKELQHPVARSLFNSIIERWKVGKPTDPKILVNELEDKAQIKMITEIIFRSYNLSKGWTERGVDVAQGDPQKIAEDAIISIRRKSLEKEIEENQHLLRISAQRGESSLPYLENHKRLLAELKILESYSFKNK from the coding sequence ATGCGAATTCCTCCTGAAATAATAGATGAAATACGGAAATCTATCGATATAGTTGATCTTATCGGTTCTCTGATTCCGTTGAAAAAAAGAGGAAAAAATTTTGTCGGATCTTGTCCCTTCCATCAAGAAAAAACACCATCCTTCAATGTTTCGCCTGAGCGTCAGATGTATCATTGCTTCGGATGCGGTGTTGGCGGAAACGCAATTTCTTTTGTTATGGAATACGAGAAGGTATCTTTCCCCGAGGCAGTTAGGTCGCTTGCCGATCGGTTGGGAATTACTATACCTACAACTTCTGCTGATGATGATGGGAAAGTGAGTGAGCAGGAGGAGCTTTATCAGGTTTGTAAAACAGTCGGATTGTTTTACTATCAATCGATGAAGGAAACCTCTGATGGAAAAATAGCGCTTGAATATTTTCGGAGAAGGGGATTCACCGATGAAACGATGAGAGCATTTGGTTTAGGATACTCGCCGAATAGCTGGGATGCACTTATCAAGTTCGGTTTGGAAAAAAAGATCGGAACAGATATGCTGGAGCGTGCAGGGCTCGCCCGTCGCCGTGATGATGGATCGTACCACGATTATTTCCGAGGCAGAGCGATGTTCCCAATATTTTCTACGACCGGAAGAGTATTAGGATTTGGTGCGAGAAAACTGAGAGAAGATGATCCGCTTGGGAAATATATAAATTCTCCGGAGACGTTGATATACAATAAAAGTAAAGTACTTTATGGTCTGTTTCATGCGAAGGAAGAGATACGGGAGAAAGACTCTGTTATTTTAGTCGAAGGATATGCCGATTTGCTCAGTGTATTTCAAGCCGGATTCCGAAATGTAGTCGCATCAAGCGGAACCGCTCTCACAGTAGAGCAAATTCAACTGATCAGTCGTTATACAAAAAAAATATCAATCATGTACGACGCTGATTCTGCCGGATCAAAAGCCGCATTGCGGGGTGTTGATTTAATTCTCGAAAACGATCTGGACGTTATGGTTGTGCCGTTGCCCGAAGGAGAAGATCCCGATTCATTTATCGTGAAGAATGGTGCGAAAGCTTTCCAGAAATTATTGGATAATTCTATTTCATTTATTGATTTCATCGCTCAAACATTTGAAAAAAATGGGATGCTGAGTACTCCTGAAGGACAGGCGCAAACAGTCCGCACAATAATCAAAACCATCGCAAAAATGAAAGACGAGTTAAAACGAAATTTTTATATACGCAGCGTTTCTGAAAAATATAAATTGTATGAAGCAACTTTATATCGCGAGCTTGAAAAGCAAACAGGTGAGATGAACAAGTTTGCCGCCTTCTCATCAAAAAGAGATGAAAGAGAATCGGGTGAAAATATGCCGGAACGACCTGTGGCAGATTCTGAAACGGTTTCGCCGGTAGAGCGCGATTTGCTTCACTCCCTTCTTGAAGGTGATTCGAATCTGATATCGTTCATCGCGCAGTCTGTTGCACCGAAAGAATTACAGCATCCGGTTGCCAGATCGCTATTCAATTCGATAATTGAAAGATGGAAAGTTGGCAAACCAACAGACCCAAAGATTCTTGTGAATGAGCTTGAAGATAAAGCGCAAATAAAAATGATTACAGAAATAATTTTCAGGTCATATAATTTAAGCAAGGGATGGACCGAGCGCGGAGTTGATGTCGCTCAAGGCGATCCTCAAAAAATAGCAGAAGATGCGATCATAAGCATTCGAAGAAAATCTTTGGAAAAAGAGATTGAAGAAAACCAACACCTTTTACGAATTTCAGCTCAGCGGGGTGAAAGCAGTCTCCCATATCTTGAAAATCATAAGAGATTACTGGCGGAACTGAAAATTTTGGAGAGTTATTCTTTCAAGAATAAATAA
- a CDS encoding glycosyltransferase family 9 protein, translated as MSANIKRKLDDRFWKFLIVRTDRIGDVILTLPLAQVIKKHFPDAHITMLIREYTSELVMDNPNIDNIIYYDRDGEQVPFFKLLHQLRQAHFDVVLHTHPRARLAFLTWLALIPIRIGTGYRIYSMFFNRKYYEHRRQGSYHELEYNLHLLQAIGLSYEDKDYQPVMQISDTSKKHVEILLNEYGIVDKDKLIILHPGSKGSSRDWNPQNFGILGKYLAGLPDVKVAITGNKEELDLVLSVAEIAGPECIQICNKLSLGELGALAARASVFVSNSTGPIHIAAAVGTFVVGFYPQIPHLSATRWGPYTSKRLIFTPKDKPLDCTKCSGKNNNSCECMDSIEVVDVFNSIKTIIRENK; from the coding sequence GTGAGTGCAAATATAAAAAGAAAGCTTGATGATAGGTTCTGGAAATTCTTGATAGTGCGAACCGATCGTATCGGCGATGTCATCCTCACTTTACCGCTGGCTCAAGTTATTAAAAAACATTTCCCTGATGCTCATATTACTATGCTGATTAGAGAATATACATCAGAACTGGTGATGGATAATCCCAATATCGATAACATTATTTATTATGATAGGGATGGAGAACAAGTTCCATTTTTCAAACTATTGCATCAATTACGCCAAGCCCACTTCGATGTCGTACTTCATACTCATCCGCGGGCTCGGCTTGCCTTTCTCACATGGCTCGCGCTAATTCCTATCCGTATCGGAACCGGCTACCGTATATACTCTATGTTTTTTAACAGAAAATATTACGAACATCGTCGCCAAGGATCATATCATGAATTAGAATATAATCTCCATCTGCTTCAAGCGATCGGGTTATCATATGAGGATAAAGATTATCAACCGGTAATGCAGATTTCTGATACATCAAAGAAACATGTGGAAATATTATTAAATGAATATGGTATCGTTGATAAAGATAAATTGATAATACTTCATCCCGGCAGCAAAGGATCATCGCGCGATTGGAATCCGCAAAATTTCGGTATACTCGGAAAATATCTTGCCGGTCTCCCCGATGTGAAAGTTGCGATAACGGGAAACAAAGAGGAACTTGATCTGGTGCTAAGTGTCGCGGAAATTGCAGGACCCGAATGCATCCAGATTTGCAATAAATTATCTTTGGGTGAACTCGGTGCGTTAGCAGCACGTGCCTCTGTATTCGTTTCAAATTCGACAGGTCCAATTCATATTGCCGCGGCTGTAGGAACTTTTGTCGTCGGTTTCTACCCACAAATCCCGCACCTAAGCGCGACCCGCTGGGGACCATACACTTCCAAACGATTAATATTCACACCAAAAGATAAACCTCTGGATTGTACAAAATGTTCCGGCAAAAACAACAATTCATGTGAGTGTATGGATTCTATTGAGGTTGTTGATGTTTTTAATTCTATAAAGACAATTATTAGAGAAAATAAATGA
- a CDS encoding DUF3108 domain-containing protein, with amino-acid sequence MMNHEAYINSKRFFLLAIIILLSTLNLYGQTQGVVKSQLVSEKKDTTIVTFSDTVRKIQNQAFGPGEFFRFDVNYGFVTAGEATLFVRDTIYNNRRCHLVEFNLNSKPFFDAFYKVRDRYITIIDAEGLFPWRFEQHIREGGYSRDFTAEFDQINHTAVTTNGKYPIPGYVQDMMSAFYFTRVLDFSKFKPGDKLHLQNFYKDSTYELDVKYKGTQVIDVEAGEFNCIIVEPLAREGGLFKNEGKLYVWMTNDERRIPVLVTAKILIGKVESELIEYRGLLGPLKSKLP; translated from the coding sequence ATGATGAACCACGAAGCTTACATAAATTCCAAAAGATTCTTTTTATTAGCAATAATAATTTTACTTTCAACATTAAACTTGTACGGGCAAACACAAGGAGTTGTAAAATCCCAATTGGTCTCCGAAAAAAAGGATACAACGATTGTCACTTTCTCCGATACGGTTCGAAAAATTCAGAATCAGGCATTTGGACCGGGTGAATTTTTCCGGTTCGATGTTAATTATGGATTTGTAACTGCCGGTGAAGCCACTCTTTTTGTGAGAGATACAATTTACAATAATCGCCGTTGTCATTTAGTGGAGTTTAATCTGAATTCAAAGCCGTTCTTTGATGCCTTTTATAAAGTGCGAGATCGTTACATCACAATCATAGATGCAGAAGGATTATTCCCATGGCGTTTTGAACAACATATCAGAGAGGGTGGTTACTCGCGTGATTTCACGGCAGAGTTCGATCAAATTAATCACACTGCAGTAACTACAAACGGGAAATATCCGATACCGGGTTATGTTCAAGATATGATGTCGGCATTTTATTTCACCCGTGTGCTCGATTTTTCCAAGTTCAAACCGGGAGATAAATTACATCTACAAAATTTTTACAAAGATTCCACTTATGAACTAGATGTAAAATACAAGGGAACACAAGTGATAGATGTTGAGGCAGGTGAATTCAACTGTATCATAGTCGAACCGCTCGCCAGAGAAGGAGGATTATTTAAGAATGAAGGAAAGTTGTACGTTTGGATGACCAATGATGAACGAAGGATTCCTGTTCTCGTTACCGCAAAAATATTGATCGGTAAAGTTGAATCGGAATTAATTGAATATCGGGGATTGCTGGGACCTCTAAAATCAAAATTACCATAA
- a CDS encoding CPBP family intramembrane metalloprotease — MEIQNDNNQNSNLHNQMKANDIPLVERLGIHPILFALLSLGIIFILYQIVGGVVTLLIFGLKPTPENLNGYRIVTGAGQILLILLPTLVLVRFATFEPKKYLRLSPPSFKMIITSIVAIISLEQMLQVFLAFQEKLPLPTEMQKLMDQFKQMFEELYKYLLSSTSIPELIFVIVIIALIPAFAEELLFRGLIQRSIEKATSPMRSAVITGIIFGAYHFNPFSFIPLAAIGIFLGFLTVRTGSIWTSVIAHFINNFLACLAVYFHMDDDYVGFGETSSMSNEMLLVTFWFFGVIFLLSIFYLYKITRSKNVTPGEEIPESISNNGVKDE; from the coding sequence ATGGAAATTCAAAACGATAATAATCAGAATTCTAATCTCCATAATCAAATGAAAGCAAATGATATACCGTTAGTTGAACGATTAGGAATTCATCCGATTCTTTTCGCTTTACTTTCTCTCGGTATCATATTCATTCTTTATCAAATTGTTGGCGGAGTTGTTACGTTGCTTATTTTTGGGTTGAAGCCAACACCAGAAAATTTAAATGGCTACCGTATTGTTACGGGTGCCGGACAAATTTTATTGATTCTTTTACCGACATTGGTGCTGGTGCGGTTTGCCACTTTCGAACCGAAAAAATATCTTCGTTTGTCCCCGCCATCTTTTAAAATGATTATTACTTCGATAGTGGCAATTATTTCGCTTGAACAAATGCTTCAGGTATTTCTCGCGTTTCAGGAAAAATTGCCGTTGCCAACTGAGATGCAAAAATTGATGGATCAATTCAAACAAATGTTCGAAGAGTTGTATAAATATCTTTTATCTTCAACTTCAATTCCTGAATTAATCTTCGTAATCGTAATTATCGCTCTAATACCGGCTTTTGCTGAAGAACTTCTTTTTCGTGGACTCATACAACGAAGTATCGAAAAAGCAACAAGTCCGATGAGGAGTGCTGTTATAACGGGTATCATCTTCGGAGCTTATCATTTTAATCCATTCTCTTTTATTCCGTTGGCGGCAATAGGTATATTCCTCGGTTTTCTTACTGTTCGAACAGGCAGTATCTGGACATCGGTGATCGCTCATTTTATAAATAATTTTCTTGCTTGTCTTGCTGTCTATTTTCATATGGATGATGATTATGTAGGTTTTGGAGAAACATCCTCCATGTCGAACGAAATGCTATTAGTTACATTCTGGTTCTTCGGCGTAATATTTCTGCTTTCAATTTTTTATTTATATAAAATAACCCGATCTAAAAATGTGACACCCGGAGAGGAAATTCCCGAATCAATATCAAATAACGGGGTGAAAGATGAGTAA
- a CDS encoding phosphatidate cytidylyltransferase: MSNHYQRLLVAFIGIPLIVILCMMGGIYFFLFIAMLSVLALHEFYKLTEKKNIKPSIPLGIIAGFILNLSFYYVPVRETIVGFATSVGVGIPYPTQTQLVFMIILIFVFVILIYELFRNRGSVLLNASATIFGVLYISLFLGTVIGLRELFVPLDFPMSRYFNSLTSFTDPQTAAIVYRWGGYTVIAILATIWICDSAAYYVGSAFGKHKLFPRVSPNKSWEGAIGGFIFSILAAIIAKYIALEYLSVANAIVIGMIVGVFGQLGDLFESALKRDAGVKDSSTLLPGHGGVLDRFDSLLFAAPLVYFYLDYIAFS, translated from the coding sequence ATGAGTAATCATTACCAGCGTCTATTGGTTGCATTTATCGGTATACCGCTTATCGTGATCCTCTGTATGATGGGTGGAATTTATTTCTTTCTATTTATTGCTATGCTCTCGGTGCTCGCTTTGCACGAATTTTACAAACTTACCGAAAAGAAAAATATAAAACCGTCTATCCCGCTTGGAATCATAGCCGGATTCATTTTGAACTTATCGTTTTATTATGTTCCTGTGAGGGAAACCATTGTCGGTTTTGCAACTTCTGTCGGTGTTGGAATTCCATACCCCACACAAACGCAACTCGTGTTCATGATAATACTGATTTTTGTATTTGTTATACTCATTTATGAATTATTCAGAAACCGTGGTTCGGTATTGCTGAATGCTTCGGCAACGATTTTCGGGGTATTATATATCTCACTTTTTCTCGGTACTGTAATTGGTTTACGCGAATTATTTGTTCCTCTCGATTTTCCGATGAGTAGATATTTTAATTCTTTAACAAGCTTCACTGATCCCCAAACTGCGGCGATTGTTTACAGATGGGGAGGATATACCGTGATTGCGATTCTTGCCACAATATGGATCTGCGATTCAGCGGCATATTATGTAGGCAGTGCTTTCGGTAAACATAAATTGTTTCCGCGTGTAAGTCCCAACAAAAGTTGGGAAGGTGCGATCGGGGGATTTATATTTTCGATTCTGGCTGCAATAATCGCTAAATATATTGCGCTGGAATACCTCAGCGTTGCAAACGCCATAGTGATAGGTATGATTGTTGGAGTATTTGGTCAACTTGGTGATTTGTTTGAGTCTGCGTTGAAACGTGATGCAGGTGTGAAAGATTCATCGACACTTTTGCCGGGGCATGGAGGTGTATTGGATAGATTCGACAGTTTGCTTTTTGCAGCCCCCCTTGTTTATTTTTATCTCGATTATATAGCGTTCAGTTGA
- the rimO gene encoding 30S ribosomal protein S12 methylthiotransferase RimO has translation MPKMTKKVCIITLGCPKNVVDSEMLMKQFQANNLKLVQSSDESDATIINTCGFIQSAKKESLDTIMHAVELKKTGRIQQLVVMGCLAERYSADLKKEIPEVDAYVGANKIDQVVSALGAHPKYNLIGERVLTTPPHYAYLKISEGCDRPCSFCSIPLMRGKHISKPIETILQEARKLAEQGVRELIIIAQESTYYGLDLYGKRKLAELLDKLSSIEGVEWIRLMYAFPTGFPGEVLKVIAENPKICKYLDIPLQHISNTVLASMKRGTNSKEIKSLINKIKTEVPRIALRTTLIVGYPNESEKEFLELKHFVEEIKFERLGLFTYSQEEDTNAFDLGDPVPEEVKQERFNSIMEMQRGISLAHNKLLVGKKIRTLIDTLEDGTGIGRTQYDAPEIDNAVTLHGVDNVKQGNYYDVLIDDCDAYDLFGRLANKEC, from the coding sequence ATGCCAAAGATGACAAAAAAAGTTTGCATCATTACACTTGGATGCCCCAAAAACGTGGTCGATTCGGAAATGCTGATGAAGCAATTTCAGGCGAATAATTTGAAACTCGTTCAATCGTCAGATGAGAGCGATGCGACCATCATCAATACCTGCGGATTTATCCAAAGCGCAAAAAAAGAATCGCTCGATACGATAATGCATGCTGTTGAGTTGAAAAAGACCGGCCGAATTCAACAACTTGTTGTCATGGGTTGTCTTGCCGAGCGTTACTCCGCGGATTTAAAAAAGGAGATACCGGAAGTCGATGCTTATGTCGGTGCGAATAAAATTGATCAGGTCGTCAGCGCACTCGGGGCTCATCCCAAATATAATCTTATAGGAGAACGGGTTTTAACAACGCCGCCTCATTACGCATATCTTAAAATTTCCGAAGGTTGCGATAGGCCCTGTTCCTTTTGTTCGATACCTTTGATGCGGGGGAAACATATCAGTAAGCCGATAGAGACAATTCTTCAAGAAGCCCGGAAACTGGCAGAGCAGGGAGTCCGTGAGCTTATAATTATTGCGCAGGAGAGTACTTATTACGGACTTGATCTTTACGGTAAGCGTAAGTTAGCGGAACTTCTTGATAAGCTTTCTTCAATAGAAGGAGTTGAATGGATCAGGTTGATGTATGCATTCCCCACGGGATTTCCTGGTGAGGTATTGAAAGTGATCGCGGAGAATCCAAAGATATGCAAATATCTCGATATTCCTCTCCAGCATATTTCTAATACAGTCCTTGCTTCTATGAAGCGCGGCACTAATTCAAAAGAAATAAAATCTCTCATCAATAAAATCAAAACCGAAGTACCCCGTATAGCACTACGAACAACTCTCATAGTCGGTTATCCGAATGAGAGTGAAAAAGAATTTTTAGAGTTAAAACATTTTGTTGAAGAAATAAAGTTCGAACGTTTGGGTCTTTTCACTTATTCACAGGAAGAAGATACAAACGCGTTCGATCTTGGAGATCCCGTTCCCGAAGAAGTTAAGCAAGAGCGTTTCAACTCGATTATGGAAATGCAACGGGGAATATCACTCGCGCACAACAAGTTACTCGTGGGGAAGAAGATTCGTACACTTATCGACACATTGGAGGATGGAACCGGTATCGGACGCACACAGTATGACGCTCCTGAGATCGATAATGCGGTTACATTGCACGGTGTTGACAATGTTAAGCAGGGGAATTATTATGATGTTTTAATTGATGATTGTGACGCGTACGATTTATTCGGACGACTCGCCAATAAAGAATGTTAA
- a CDS encoding GWxTD domain-containing protein — translation MNFRFFFFIISFLLINLQVVTSQVELAPSELIEIPKFYMDALSFQSSEAGVSRLDVFVEVPYEAMQFTKYSDNFRSEYEVAINIYDTTETLVAEKWWTEKVEVPDYNQTTSKTTSNLNQRSFLVTPGLYFVTVQVKDHESDRGTRIKKKVSVKRYTDVDFGISDIMIANRIEYDSGKTSIFPNISGNVGGVRDSFQIFFEIYNSIGIDSSKLFVQIFNMKGDTVRVDSFSIQLGTKKRHCFQNIHTSELIPGDYILQTYLNLPQNIADESKKEVSSTSSRSFVVRWRGMPVSITDLNLAIDQLEYVADRESIDEMRKAPMEKKKTLFQEFWNKKDPSPNSDRNELMEEYYSRVAYANKHFGHYIDGWKTDMGMVYCIFGSPSNIERHPFDIDSKPYEVWTYYEISREFIFVDVTGFGEYRLQNPLWDLRRTRPRR, via the coding sequence ATGAATTTTCGATTCTTTTTTTTCATTATCAGTTTTCTTCTAATTAATCTGCAAGTTGTAACTTCTCAGGTTGAATTAGCTCCTTCAGAATTAATTGAAATTCCGAAATTTTATATGGATGCCTTATCATTTCAATCATCGGAAGCGGGAGTCAGCCGGCTCGATGTTTTTGTTGAAGTTCCGTATGAAGCTATGCAGTTTACAAAATATAGCGATAATTTCCGGTCTGAATATGAAGTTGCAATCAACATTTACGACACAACAGAAACACTGGTGGCAGAAAAATGGTGGACAGAGAAAGTTGAGGTACCCGATTACAATCAAACGACTTCCAAGACAACCAGTAATTTAAATCAGCGCTCATTTCTGGTTACCCCGGGATTATATTTCGTTACGGTTCAGGTGAAAGACCACGAAAGCGATAGAGGTACGAGAATAAAAAAGAAAGTGAGCGTGAAAAGATACACCGACGTTGATTTCGGGATAAGTGATATTATGATCGCTAACCGGATAGAATATGATTCAGGCAAGACATCGATTTTTCCGAACATCTCCGGGAATGTAGGGGGTGTGCGAGACAGTTTCCAAATATTCTTTGAAATTTATAACTCAATCGGTATCGATTCTTCAAAGTTGTTTGTTCAAATATTCAACATGAAAGGAGATACCGTCAGAGTTGATTCTTTCAGTATCCAGCTCGGAACGAAGAAACGCCACTGCTTCCAGAATATCCATACAAGTGAACTGATACCGGGTGATTATATCCTTCAGACGTATTTAAACCTTCCACAGAATATCGCGGATGAGTCGAAAAAAGAAGTTAGCTCGACATCTTCGCGTTCGTTCGTTGTCCGATGGCGTGGTATGCCTGTATCAATTACAGATTTGAATTTAGCTATCGATCAGTTGGAATATGTAGCAGATCGTGAATCTATTGACGAAATGCGAAAAGCTCCGATGGAGAAGAAGAAAACTCTCTTTCAGGAATTTTGGAATAAGAAGGATCCTTCCCCGAACTCCGATCGCAATGAGTTGATGGAAGAATATTATTCGAGAGTCGCTTATGCCAATAAACATTTCGGGCATTACATCGACGGATGGAAAACAGATATGGGTATGGTTTATTGCATCTTTGGTTCTCCTAGCAACATCGAACGGCATCCTTTCGACATAGACTCGAAACCTTACGAGGTATGGACCTATTATGAAATCAGCCGTGAATTTATTTTTGTTGACGTTACCGGATTCGGAGAATACCGGCTGCAAAATCCTCTCTGGGATTTAAGGCGAACCCGCCCGCGGCGATAA